One Gadus morhua chromosome 1, gadMor3.0, whole genome shotgun sequence DNA segment encodes these proteins:
- the tsr2 gene encoding pre-rRNA-processing protein TSR2 homolog yields the protein MDASTPAREIFMNAVRVLLSTWPVLQIAVDNGFGGAFGQQKAEWMIDVVGKYFYENSDLVPSEVEDYISVLLDQEFNTEVDDGSLAQLSQQMCSMFSQCQQGATEKVQQTIASLAEKNSGRAKVSVPAPSDEEESEEETEAMECDAAPSSSQATALPSPAKTEEEEDGWTTVRKKK from the exons ATGGACGCCTCCACCCCGGCACGTGAAATTTTTATGAACGCAGTCAGAGTACTACTATCAACCTGGCCGGTACTACAG ATTGCTGTCGACAATGGTTTTGGGGGAGCCTTTGGCCAACAGAAGGCCGAATGGATGATTGATGTTGTTGGGAAATATTTCTATGAAAACT CTGACCTGGTGCCCTCAGAGGTTGAAGACTACATCTCAGTCCTTCTGGACCAGGAGTTTAATACCGAAGTGGACGATGGCAGCCTAGCCCAG cTGTCCCAGCAGATGTGCTCGATGTTCTCTCAgtgccagcagggggcgacggAGAAAGTCCAACAGACCATCGCCTCTCTGGCTGAGAAGAACTCAGGGAGGGCAAAGGTCAGCGTGCCCGCCCCTTCTGAcgaagaggagagtgaggaagaaACTGAG GCCATGGAATGTGATGCAGCTCCCAGTTCCTCCCAGGCCACAgctctcccctccccagccaagacggaggaggaagaggacggctGGACCACAGTCCGCAAGAAGAAGTGA
- the rad51c gene encoding DNA repair protein RAD51 homolog 3, with amino-acid sequence MKPVSASPLSPSVKVKLLNAGFLTSEELLQLKPLQLSKEGGLSLEEALEVQQILREGVDLPGEGGAGLGSTALELLQQEERSIVTFCSSLDAALGGGVPVGKTTELCGTPGMGKTQLCLQLCIDVQIPECFGGLGGEAVFVDTEGSLVAQRVADMAQAAVQHCCLQDQDAEQRDALKDFTTESLLGHLYLMRCHDYVELLAQVQLLPDFLVKNPKVRLLVIDSLAFPFRRHFEDLSVRTRLLSGLAQQLIRMASQHRVAVVWTNQMTSQLRGGQWELVPALGESWGHSATQRLLLHWSGGRRLASVFKSPSQSESSVAYSVTREGFRDAGPLASSPSGREQDSSSQSESRQVSSSQSGSKRPRTQEGQ; translated from the exons ATGAAGCCGGTGTCCGCATCTCCTCTCAGTCCGTCGGTTAAAGTGAAGCTTTTAAACGCTGGTTTCCTCACATCAGAGGAGCTGCTTCAACTTAAACCTCTGCAGCTCAGTAAAG AGGGAGGTCTGTCTCTAGAGGAGGCTCTGGAGGTCCAGCAGATCCTCAGAGAAGGAGTGGACCTGCCtggtgagggaggagcaggactTGGGTCCACTGCCCTCGAGCTCCTCCAGCAGGAGGAAAGGAGCATCGTGACCTTCTGCTCCAGTCTGGACGCTGcgctgggagggggggtcccAGTGGGGAAGACCACCGAGCTGTGTGGAACTCCAGGGATGGGGAAGACACAGCTGTG CCTGCAGCTGTGTATAGACGTCCAGATCCCAGAGTGCTTCGGGGGTCTGGGCGGGGAGGCGGTGTTCGTGGACACAGAGGGCAGCCTGGTGGCGCAGAGGGTGGCCGACATGGCCCAGGCCGCCGTGCAGCACTGCTGCCTCCAGGACCAGGACGCGGAGCAGCGAGACGCCCTGAAGGACTTCACCACAGAGAGCCTCCTGGGCCACCTCTACCTG ATGCGTTGCCATGACTACGTGGAGCTGTTAGCCCAGGTGCAACTCCTGCCAGACTTCCTGGTCAAGAACCCCAAGGTCCGCCTCCTGGTGATTGACAGCTTGGCCTTCCCTTTCCGCCGGCACTTCGAGGACCTGAGCGTGAGGACCCGCCTCCTGAGCGGCCTGGCCCAGCAGCTCATCAGGATGGCCAGCCAACACCGAGTGGCAGTGGTCTGGACCAATCAGATGACCAGCCAGCTGCGGGGCGGCCAATGGGAGCTGGTCCCGGCCCTCGGGGAGAGCTGGGGTCACTCGGCCACCCagaggctcctcctccactggaGCGGCGGCCGGCGCCTGGCCTCCGTCTTCAAgtctcccagccaatcagagagcagcGTGGCCTACAGCGTCACGCGGGAGGGCTTCAGGGACGCCGGCCCATTGGCCAGCAGCCCATCAGGGCGGGAGCAGGActccagcagccaatcagagagcaggcAGGTCTCTAGCAGCCAATCGGGGAGCAAGCGGCCCAGGACGCAGGAGGGCCAATGA
- the abt1 gene encoding activator of basal transcription 1: protein MERDVKRQEEEEDEEDVKGQEEEEEEDEEEDMKVQEEEDEEDEEDLMGPEEEEDDDEEDMTDKGVLGHENDDDDDEGSKTGGVEEEKKGGVRKRTPGIIYIGHIPPRLRPKHLRNMLTPYGEIGRIFLQPEDGVVKKKRRKAGSRGSNFTEGWVEFPDKRIAKRVASALHNTPMGNKKHHRFHSDLWSMKYLHRFHWTHLSERLVYEQTVLRQRLRTEVSQAKRETNFYIGNVDRSHSMDKRRRKEEAQGEQLVEKSWDFTQRQTEEEIQQKKRNQAKARFIQDKSQSTKSNQDKARLIQEKSKSNVSLLAKIFNSSRKQD from the exons ATGGAGAGAGACGTGAagaggcaggaggaagaggaggatgaagaggacgtgaaggggcaggaggaagaggaggaggaggatgaagaagaggacaTGAAggtgcaggaggaagaggacgaggaggatgaagaggactTGATGGGgccggaggaagaggaggatgatgatgaagaggacaTGACGGATAAAGGGGTCCTTGGACAtgagaatgatgatgatgatgatgagggcagCAAGACAGGTGGtgtagaggaagagaagaaaggtggggtgaggaagaggactcCAGGTATAATCTACATTGGCCACATCCCCCCTCGCCTGCGACCCAAACACCTGAGGAACATGCTGACCCCCTACGGGGAGATAGGACGCATcttcctgcagccagagg ACGGCGtggtgaagaagaagaggaggaaggcggGGTCCCGGGGCAGTAACTTCACCGAGGGGTGGGTCGAGTTCCCTGACAAGCGGATCGCCAAGCGAGTGGCGTCTGCCCTCCACAACACGCCCATGGGCAACAAGAAGCACCACCGCTTCCACTCGGACCTCTGGAGCATGAAG TACCTGCACCGGTTCCACTGGACCCACCTCAGCGAGCGTCTGGTCTACGAACAAACGGTTCTGAGGCAGCGACTCCGCACCGAAGTGTCGCAGGCCAAGAGAGAAACCAACTTCTACATCGGGAACGTGGACCGCAGCCACAGCAtggacaagaggaggaggaaggaggaggcgcaGGGAGAACAG CTGGTGGAGAAGTCATGGGACTTTACCCAacgacagacagaggaggagatccagcagaagaagaggaaccAGGCAAAGGCCCGATTCATTCAGGACAAGAGCCAATCAACGAAGAGTAACCAGGATAAGGCCCGCCTCATTCAGGAGAAGAGCAAATCAAATGTGTCCTTGTTGGCCAAGATTTTCAACTCCAGCAGGAAGCAAGACTGA
- the LOC115545453 gene encoding zinc finger protein PLAGL2, producing MFQQQDHLKSQLQEAHAAHRQLFQCQECGKQYNTQLGYRRHLVAAHGTTATGLPCHDGPPPSLLEHPGGHDDRPAPPQGPAGAGAAALPVRERKYSCERCDRRFYTRKDVRRHAVVHTGRRDFLCPRCAQRFGRRDHLTRHLKKSHAQEAGLTAGGGMAGGHPAAAPSPSSGLCAVKEEPSPVTCDGGSAPKEPPESPFSMDMYSSYPMASPGMGHHHHHGLLQSSLSSAMGRHMAPSPSPHGHHHPAPGAPQQPPGAAQQQPPAQQQAYGAMPRYQHGATSYPRVDMESFLLDLQSGLPPNHLSTAPPSSSSSASPPHRDGLLSEGAGGGGGELSCAANMDLGPLLGFLPFGLPPYGAHMGMGGLMMGYPSGSAANASSSSSSGAGLSPQPPGPFALIQPPQAHVPQGPGAHSHSQLPQGYSSPAMSTSSPLPRYYQAFQQ from the coding sequence ATGTTCCAACAGCAGGACCATCTGAAGAGCCAGCTGCAGGAGGCCCACGCGGCCCACCGGCAGCTCTTCCAGTGCCAGGAGTGCGGTAAGCAGTACAACACCCAGCTGGGCTACCGGCGGCACCTGGTGGCGGCGCACGGCACCACCGCCACCGGCCTGCCCTGCCACGACGGGCCGCCGCCCTCCCTGCTGGAGCACCCGGGCGGCCACGACGACCGGCCGGCCCCTCCCCAGGGCCCGGCGGGGGCCGGCGCCGCCGCCCTGCCGGTGCGCGAGCGCAAGTACTCGTGCGAGCGCTGCGACCGGCGCTTCTACACGCGCAAGGACGTCCGCCGGCACGCCGTGGTGCACACGGGCCGCCGCGACTTCCTGTGCCCGCGCTGCGCCCAGCGCTTCGGCCGGCGCGACCACCTGACCCGCCACCTGAAGAAGAGCCACGCCCAGGAGGCGGGGCTGACGGCCGGCGGCGGGATGGCAGGCGGCCATCCCGCGGCcgcgccctccccctcctccggccTGTGCGCCGTGAAGGAGGAGCCCAGCCCGGTGACCTGCGACGGAGGCTCGGCCCCCAAGGAGCCCCCCGAGAGCCCCTTCTCCATGGACATGTACAGCTCCTACCCCATGGCCAGCCCGGGCAtgggccaccaccaccaccacggcctCCTGCAGTCCTCCCTGTCCTCGGCCATGGGCCGCCACatggccccctccccctccccgcacggccaccaccaccccgcCCCGGGGGCCCCCCAGCAGCCCCCGGGGGCCGCCCAGCAGCAGCCGCCCGCCCAGCAGCAGGCCTACGGCGCCATGCCGCGCTACCAGCACGGCGCCACCTCCTACCCCCGGGTGGACATGGAGAGCTTCCTGCTGGACCTGCAGAGCGGCCTGCCGCCCAACCACCTGAGCACggcacccccctcctcctcctcctccgcctcccccccgcATCGGGACGGCCTGCTGTCcgagggggcgggcgggggcggcggcgagCTGTCCTGCGCCGCCAACATGGACCTGGGCCCGCTGCTGGGCTTCCTGCCCTTCGGCCTGCCGCCCTACGGCGCCCACATGGGCATGGGGGGGCTGATGATGGGCTACCCGTCCGGCTCGGCCGCCAacgcctcctcctcgtcttcctctggCGCCGGCCTGTCGCCCCAGCCGCCCGGGCCCTTCGCCCTCATCCAGCCCCCCCAGGCTCACGTACctcagggccccggggcccacaGCCACAGCCAGCTACCTCAGGGGTACAGCAGCCCTGCTATGAGCACTTCCAGCCCTCTACCTCGATACTACCAGGCCTTTCAGCAGTAG